Part of the Methanolobus chelungpuianus genome is shown below.
AAAAAGCTGGATTCTTGTAACATCGACCTTAAGCGCTGACCTATCGTCTGCAATGCTTGCAGAGTGTTTGTTTAATTCAGAAAGATTGCCCACCACGCTTATCTTACGGTATGCGAGGGTACTGTCATATACTGAAGGCTGCTCGATGAGCTTCGAGACAGGCACTATCTCCAGCTCGAACATCGAAGCACCTGCAAAAGTGGCAGTGCATGTGACCAACAGCAAGGATGCCATTAATTTCGCTGCACTGCCGTTTTTCAATTTACCACCTTAGAGTTTGCCCATCTTGTGCAGCAGCTCGGCATTGAGCACGCTGGCACCTGCAGCTCCACGGATGGTGTTATGTCCCATGGCCATGTAGCGGATACCTTCCCTTATCCTGCCGACTGTGATGCTCATACCCTTGCCCATGCTCCTGTCAAGGCGGGGCTGCGGCCTGTCCGGCTCGTCCCTGACGATGAGCACCTGCTCGGGCTCAGTGGGGAGGTCTCCAAGATCTGGCTTGAAATTGAGGAATGCCTGCCTGACCTGCTCAGGCGTAGGATTATCTGTCATCTTTGCCCATATGGCTTCCGTGTGCCCGTCCATCACAGGTACCCTGTTGCAGGATGCACTGATCTTTATATCCGCAGGGACCACTTCGGAACCGTCGAACTCACCCAGCAGCTTCAGGGGTTCGCTCTCCATCTTCTCTTCCTCGCTTCCGATGTATGGGATAATGTTATCCATTATTGCCATGGAGGCAACTCCGTCATAACCTGCGCCTGATACTGCCTGCATGGTGGCGACCTGGACAGACTCGAGGCCAAAGGCCATCAGCGGTTTGAGTGTCGGCACCATGATGATCGTTGAACAGTTGGGGTTTGTCACTATATAGCCGTCCCAGCCGCGCTTGTCCTGCTGTACGTCTATCAGCCCGAGATGGTCAGCGTTAACTTCCGGGACGACCAGGGGGACATCTTTCTCCATCCTGAACGCAGATGCATTGCTTGCCACCACGAAGCCTTCCTTTGCAAACTCGGCTTCAACTGTTTTGGCAAAGCTTGATGGAAGCGCTGAGAATACAACGTCAGCGTCAACCTTCTTCGGATCGACCGGCACGATCTCCATGCCTGTGACACTGTCCGGCATTTTGCTCTCGAGCCTCCAGTTGGCTGCCTTGCCGTATTTCTTGCCTGCACTCTTCTCTGATGCTGCAAGACATGTGATCTCGAACCAGGGGTGGTTCTCCAATGCCTGTATGAATCTCTGTCCTACCGCGCCGGTAGCACCCAGAATACCTGCTCTGATTGTCTCTGGCATAACCTTTCCTCGGGGAATGATGATAAAAAGTGTAAAAATAAGAATTTACGGAATAAACAGTTCGCTTATTCCATTTTAATTGCATTTGTCGGGCACACGTCGACACATGCACCGCAATCCAGACATTCGTCTGCATCCACGACTGCAATATTGTCGCCATTAAGGACAATTGCCTCTGCAGGGCACTCATCGATACATGTTCCGCAACCTACGCATTCATCGACAATGATTATTGCTACCATTTTACTTTTCTCCTTAATTCGTTCGCTTATATTGTATATTAGTCTATACTATATTAGTAGAAACCTACACTCTATCATAACAGAAATGAAATAAAAAGTTATCGTTATCTATCTAAAAACAGCATGCGTTCGGAGACTTGAGGGCGCATTTCCTTCGGTCCTGTAGTTCCTCTTTCCTAAACTAGCGCTCTGGAAACCGGACAGATAAATTAGTAATTCTCCCTAGTTTATTTATGAAAACATGACTGAAAATTATAATAGGCGAATTAAGCAAAATTTATATAGTTGCCTTCTAACAAGTCACTATGAAAAGATTATTGCCTGCAATGCCAAGTTCTAAGCACCTGCGTAAAAACAATATTGCTATTTCTCCCGTTATCGGAGTCATATTATTAATACTCCTGACCATTTTGCTTGCAGGCATCACCGTTTCTGCTGTCTACGGGAAGGACTATTCCACTTCACTGGAGCCTGCTCCCATGGCAGTGATAGAGATTGAAAGCGTGGTGGGCGGCGTGCCATATATAGGGTATCCTTATGGCATTAGATATGAGAAAAATTTCATAGTTCTGCAGCATAAAAGTGGAGATCCTCTGGATGTTGACTCTACATATCTCATAATAACCGGTGAAGGTGCTTCCAC
Proteins encoded:
- the asd gene encoding aspartate-semialdehyde dehydrogenase, translated to MPETIRAGILGATGAVGQRFIQALENHPWFEITCLAASEKSAGKKYGKAANWRLESKMPDSVTGMEIVPVDPKKVDADVVFSALPSSFAKTVEAEFAKEGFVVASNASAFRMEKDVPLVVPEVNADHLGLIDVQQDKRGWDGYIVTNPNCSTIIMVPTLKPLMAFGLESVQVATMQAVSGAGYDGVASMAIMDNIIPYIGSEEEKMESEPLKLLGEFDGSEVVPADIKISASCNRVPVMDGHTEAIWAKMTDNPTPEQVRQAFLNFKPDLGDLPTEPEQVLIVRDEPDRPQPRLDRSMGKGMSITVGRIREGIRYMAMGHNTIRGAAGASVLNAELLHKMGKL
- a CDS encoding DUF362 domain-containing protein; this translates as MVAIIIVDECVGCGTCIDECPAEAIVLNGDNIAVVDADECLDCGACVDVCPTNAIKME
- a CDS encoding type IV pilin, with the translated sequence MKRLLPAMPSSKHLRKNNIAISPVIGVILLILLTILLAGITVSAVYGKDYSTSLEPAPMAVIEIESVVGGVPYIGYPYGIRYEKNFIVLQHKSGDPLDVDSTYLIITGEGASTIGTRPRYAIPKGEIVVIYGNLDYGGKERPYKTRNPDISDGMWSAGERLVFNGYDSIDGTARSSVHVTINGISNTYNNYGLKENSVITIKIFDRKSNKIIAEAKYKVTPAK